A genomic segment from Candidatus Thorarchaeota archaeon encodes:
- a CDS encoding SDR family oxidoreductase has product MAHQSSKSKVIVITGGSSGIGRTTALQLAPEGHSFLLVGRNKQRLKEACREVEELGGKAIAATGDVASAEDVEKHYRKAIDEFGRVDVLIANAGVGYFGNLEELTIQEYDEQFDTNVRGVFLWIKQVLPNMKERDAGQIVVTSSNLGLETSARASIYAATKHAVQAMVGSLRKELKDTNVKAATVNPGSVSTPWFDGKDVDRSRMLSTEDVAKAFKMIINQSDTSDIDHIHLLPTRR; this is encoded by the coding sequence ATGGCACATCAAAGCTCAAAATCGAAGGTCATAGTGATAACTGGTGGATCGAGTGGAATAGGTCGAACTACAGCGCTCCAACTCGCACCTGAAGGCCACTCATTTTTGCTGGTTGGAAGAAATAAGCAACGTCTCAAAGAAGCATGCAGAGAAGTAGAAGAGCTTGGAGGTAAGGCGATAGCAGCTACCGGGGATGTTGCTTCAGCAGAAGACGTTGAGAAACACTACAGGAAAGCAATAGACGAATTTGGGCGAGTCGATGTTCTCATTGCAAACGCAGGTGTTGGTTATTTTGGAAATTTAGAAGAACTCACCATCCAAGAATACGATGAGCAGTTCGATACCAATGTAAGGGGCGTCTTCCTATGGATCAAGCAAGTCCTTCCGAATATGAAAGAAAGAGATGCCGGTCAAATAGTCGTCACGTCCTCTAATCTCGGGCTAGAGACTTCAGCACGTGCAAGTATCTACGCTGCTACGAAGCATGCAGTGCAAGCAATGGTCGGATCCCTTCGAAAAGAACTCAAAGATACCAACGTAAAAGCTGCGACTGTCAATCCTGGCTCGGTGTCTACACCATGGTTTGATGGTAAGGATGTAGACCGTTCAAGGATGCTTTCAACAGAGGATGTCGCCAAGGCCTTCAAGATGATCATCAATCAATCAGATACGAGTGACATCGACCATATCCATCTATTACCAACAAGAAGGTGA
- a CDS encoding GTP-binding protein produces MSSSYDYLFKVVILGEGAVGKTAIVTRFSHGFFRTDYKTTIGSQFAVKNVSIPTRGEDDLTVKLQIWDVAGQSRFQILRPMYYRGASGGVLVFDVTRRRTFIVLNEWLKELEKAINKKIPLVLVGNKIDLPDRVVEPREAHEFAEDHDMPYIESSAKTGESIVDIFGELAKVLVNERRKTNF; encoded by the coding sequence ATGAGTTCATCGTATGATTACTTGTTCAAAGTGGTTATCCTCGGGGAAGGAGCTGTAGGGAAAACAGCCATCGTGACGCGGTTTAGTCATGGGTTCTTCCGTACAGACTACAAGACAACCATCGGTTCTCAGTTTGCTGTTAAGAACGTGTCCATCCCCACTCGAGGGGAAGATGATTTGACCGTAAAACTACAGATATGGGACGTAGCGGGTCAATCTCGTTTTCAGATTTTACGTCCAATGTACTATCGTGGAGCGAGTGGTGGGGTGCTTGTCTTCGACGTCACCCGTCGCCGAACATTTATTGTTTTGAATGAGTGGTTGAAAGAACTGGAAAAAGCGATTAACAAGAAAATCCCCTTGGTGCTTGTAGGTAACAAAATTGACTTGCCTGATCGAGTGGTTGAACCTCGAGAAGCCCATGAATTTGCTGAAGATCATGATATGCCGTATATTGAGTCATCAGCAAAGACGGGTGAGAGTATCGTTGATATTTTTGGAGAGCTGGCAAAGGTTCTTGTGAATGAACGACGAAAAACTAACTTCTAG
- a CDS encoding alpha/beta hydrolase, with amino-acid sequence MPSFHHNGIRLEYLDTNPNAGADECTLLFVHGAGSSSEIWEFQVEEFSPTHRVIATDLSGHGKSQAGKDSVSINGYSEEILALVDHLGLERYLMVGHSMGGAVTMSYTLLPPRVMPLGLVLVGTSPELKFGKIAPGLAIEALEYQFGLFRSSNAKKESRAYQIKKREEEARRKNPAVFRGDLQACNAFDICDRMKEICLPTFCVVGEDDDIIKPAVMARFERQLSRADFAVIPRSDHCPMLENPTHFNRVLGDFIECIECSA; translated from the coding sequence ATGCCATCGTTCCATCATAACGGAATACGTCTGGAATATCTTGACACAAATCCAAATGCAGGAGCGGATGAATGCACACTCCTCTTCGTTCATGGCGCAGGTTCGTCGTCGGAAATCTGGGAGTTTCAAGTGGAGGAGTTTTCACCAACACATCGGGTAATTGCTACGGATCTCTCTGGTCACGGAAAATCACAAGCAGGGAAAGACTCCGTCTCAATAAACGGATACAGTGAGGAGATTCTGGCTCTTGTGGATCATCTGGGCCTTGAACGATATCTTATGGTTGGCCATTCGATGGGTGGTGCTGTTACCATGTCATATACTCTGCTTCCACCACGGGTGATGCCGCTTGGATTGGTTCTGGTTGGGACGTCACCTGAACTCAAATTCGGGAAGATTGCACCTGGACTAGCTATTGAAGCTCTCGAATATCAATTTGGGCTCTTCCGTTCTTCAAATGCGAAGAAGGAAAGCAGAGCTTATCAAATAAAGAAAAGAGAGGAGGAAGCCCGAAGGAAGAATCCTGCTGTATTCCGGGGTGATTTGCAGGCGTGTAATGCTTTTGACATATGTGATCGTATGAAAGAAATTTGCCTTCCCACTTTCTGTGTTGTTGGCGAAGATGATGATATTATCAAACCCGCTGTTATGGCGAGATTCGAAAGACAGCTATCCCGGGCTGACTTTGCCGTTATACCTCGTTCAGATCACTGCCCAATGCTAGAGAATCCAACTCATTTCAACAGAGTCTTGGGGGATTTCATTGAGTGTATCGAGTGTTCCGCGTAG
- a CDS encoding alpha/beta hydrolase, giving the protein MKNLVTKHTDSDFGEIVYDVYRNPEATEVNLFIHGLGYNRLWFSEHLETYDLKQYSWIIPDLIGHGDSVKPDDTSAYSMENQAECLYDILLQEEVDRVRIIAHSMGGPIAISLLELLETNQEVVATLLLYLEGNLDEEDAFFSSKVTSMLFQEYAQKFESWCQTTLEQTKDESMRSWIQGIKQAGPFTIWASSKDLVAVSKTDNLLPRLFQAFDGPMYFIYGADNKGNYSSENLVRESGESIMYVPDAGHAMHEDNPTGFWDLVTQLIEKHS; this is encoded by the coding sequence ATGAAGAACCTCGTGACGAAACACACAGATTCGGATTTCGGAGAAATTGTGTATGATGTGTATCGCAACCCAGAAGCGACCGAAGTGAACCTATTCATTCACGGACTAGGATACAATCGATTATGGTTTTCCGAACATTTGGAAACCTATGACCTGAAACAATATTCGTGGATCATTCCGGATTTGATTGGTCATGGCGATTCTGTTAAACCAGATGATACTTCCGCTTATTCAATGGAAAACCAAGCGGAGTGCCTCTATGATATCCTACTGCAAGAAGAGGTGGATCGAGTCCGAATTATTGCACATTCAATGGGTGGCCCCATAGCCATTTCTCTTCTGGAACTGTTGGAAACGAACCAAGAGGTTGTAGCTACGTTGCTACTCTATCTTGAAGGCAATCTGGACGAGGAAGATGCATTCTTTTCGTCGAAAGTTACCTCGATGCTCTTTCAGGAATATGCGCAGAAGTTTGAATCATGGTGCCAGACTACTCTAGAACAAACTAAAGATGAATCAATGCGATCATGGATACAAGGTATTAAGCAAGCCGGCCCTTTTACTATATGGGCCTCAAGCAAAGACTTGGTGGCTGTTTCAAAAACAGACAATCTGCTACCACGACTGTTTCAGGCTTTTGACGGGCCTATGTATTTCATATATGGTGCGGATAACAAAGGCAACTATTCGTCGGAGAATCTTGTCAGAGAATCTGGTGAATCTATTATGTACGTACCTGACGCGGGTCATGCAATGCACGAAGATAATCCGACCGGGTTTTGGGATTTGGTAACACAGCTTATTGAGAAACACTCCTGA
- the glmM gene encoding phosphoglucosamine mutase, protein MTGNLFGTTGVRKVYGSEFSPNMALKLGKALGTYLGQGRILLARDARTTGKMIADAFASGVMSTGIDVVRAGMIPTPTLAYNTKARGFETGVMITASHNPPEYTGIKFWRADSMGYTSGEERKLEAIYESGEFQVAAWDDLGTESVSDDDVKKHIEAISERLNTKAIAEQSFKVAIDPGNGAACVMTSYLLRKLGCKVITINAQLDGYFPGRPSEPEEENLSDLMALTKDAKADIGIAHDGDADRVTFVTEKGEFIRGDRVIALLAREAIKQSDNRTVVTTVDSSLVLDETVEKAGGNTVRTPVGDIEVAMKIKELGAAIGGEACGVYILPEFHLAPEPFLAVCMILELIAEQNQSFGELISKIPAYPLTKGKVRCENSMKPKVMQQLQSLLPNKLGKPREIVTVDGIGLFLDDSWILVRPSGTEPVIRVTCEASSEKQANSLLAKAKDIVSQTVDDA, encoded by the coding sequence ATGACAGGTAATCTCTTTGGAACAACAGGAGTTCGCAAAGTCTACGGTTCCGAATTCAGTCCAAATATGGCGCTCAAGCTCGGAAAAGCACTTGGTACATATCTAGGTCAAGGTAGAATACTCCTTGCAAGAGACGCAAGAACCACGGGAAAAATGATTGCTGACGCATTCGCCTCAGGTGTAATGTCCACAGGCATTGATGTTGTAAGAGCGGGAATGATTCCGACACCTACGTTGGCATACAATACGAAGGCGAGAGGATTTGAGACGGGTGTTATGATAACTGCTTCACACAATCCCCCGGAGTATACAGGAATCAAATTCTGGCGTGCAGACAGCATGGGCTATACTAGCGGGGAGGAACGTAAGCTCGAAGCAATCTATGAATCAGGAGAATTTCAAGTTGCTGCATGGGATGACCTAGGCACGGAATCAGTATCGGATGATGATGTCAAGAAACACATCGAAGCTATCTCGGAGCGCCTGAATACGAAGGCCATAGCTGAACAGAGCTTCAAAGTGGCAATAGATCCTGGAAATGGTGCTGCGTGTGTAATGACGTCATATCTTCTCAGAAAACTCGGATGCAAAGTCATTACCATTAACGCACAGTTGGATGGTTATTTCCCTGGAAGACCATCGGAGCCTGAAGAAGAGAATCTCAGTGATCTGATGGCCCTCACCAAGGATGCAAAAGCTGACATTGGAATCGCTCATGATGGCGATGCTGACAGAGTGACCTTTGTAACAGAAAAAGGAGAATTCATCCGCGGCGATAGGGTCATTGCCCTGCTCGCAAGAGAAGCAATCAAACAATCCGACAACAGAACTGTTGTTACAACCGTTGATAGCTCACTGGTCCTCGATGAGACCGTGGAGAAGGCAGGTGGAAATACAGTCAGGACTCCTGTGGGCGACATTGAGGTTGCAATGAAAATCAAAGAACTCGGTGCTGCCATCGGAGGTGAAGCATGCGGCGTCTACATTTTGCCAGAGTTTCACCTTGCTCCAGAACCCTTCTTGGCAGTCTGTATGATTCTAGAGCTTATTGCTGAACAGAACCAGAGCTTTGGTGAGCTAATATCAAAAATACCAGCCTATCCGCTGACGAAGGGGAAGGTTCGATGTGAAAACAGTATGAAGCCAAAGGTCATGCAGCAACTACAAAGTCTGTTACCCAATAAACTTGGAAAGCCCCGGGAGATAGTAACGGTAGATGGTATTGGTCTTTTCCTAGATGACAGTTGGATATTGGTCAGGCCATCAGGAACAGAACCAGTAATCAGAGTCACTTGCGAAGCTTCTTCTGAAAAGCAAGCAAATAGCTTGCTTGCGAAAGCCAAAGATATTGTAAGTCAAACTGTAGACGATGCATAA